The Eggerthella guodeyinii sequence AGGGGCTCGTCGTCTACGGCGATGATGTTCACCGGGGGCCTCCTTCCTCGCCGCCGCGATCGCCGTCGGCGCGCGGGATGCGGATCGTCGCCGTCGTGCCCGCGCCGGGTTCGCTGCGCACCTCGAGCGTTCCCCGGCACCCGTCCGCCAGCCGCGCGCGCACGTTCTGGATGCCCACATGCACGCGCCCGTCGCCCGCGGCGGCCCGCGCGGCGTCGAAGCCCGCGCCGTCGTCGCTCACCGTCACCACGCTGACGCCCCCGTCCTCGCAGGTGGCGATGCGCACGCACCCGCCCTCTTCCCGCGCGGACACGCCGTGGCGCACCGCGTTCTCGGCCAGCGCCTGCACGGTGAGCGGCGGCAGCCTGAAGGCGCGATGGGCGATGTCGAACTCCACCTGCAGCCTCGTGCCGAAGCGGCGCTGCTCGAGGCTGAGGTACGTCATCGTGTGGCGCAGCTCGCGCTCGAAGGGGATGGGCTCCTTGCTGGTGAGCGAGGCCATGTTCTCGCGCAGGAACAGCGAGAAATCGTTCACCGCCCGCGCCGCCTCGGCGGGGTCGCTCGAGCACAGCTCGCGGATGCCGGTCAGCGTGTTGTACAGGAAGTGCGGCTGGATCTGGCTCAGCATGATGTCGGAGCGCGCCTCGGCCAGCTCCTGCTCGCGCCGGGCGAGCAGCGCCTTGCGCTCGGACTGGATGCTCAGGAACACGAGCAGGATGGCGAAGGCCACGGCGGTGTTCATGAGCGCGATGCCGAACCACGCCACCTGGATCGCCTCCGCCGCGATGGGCAGCGCGATGTAGCCGGCGAAGCCCAGCAACTCCTTGCGCTCGAGGCAGGAGCGGTAGCGCACCACGATGGCGGCGTTGCGCAGGTGCAGGATGACGGGCACCGTCTGCGCCAGCCAGAACAGCGGTCCGCGCGCGTAGCCGGTCGCGGGGTCGACCGAGTAGAACATCCCGTTGAACAGCGAGGCGACGCACCCCGCCATGTAGAGCGAGAACAGGACGACGGACAGCCGGAGGTAGTTGTGCGGCAGCGCGGTGCGCTTCGAGAGGAAGGCGACGATGTAGCCGGTGAAGCACAGGAAGAGGGGCGCCGGAGCCGCGTAGAACAGGAACGTCCCCGCGAGCATGACGGCGTGCTCGGTCCCGTTCAGCGGCGCGGCGAACGCCCAGGACGTCAGGTCGCCGAGCGCCATGACGGCGTTGCACGCGCAGATCCCGACGAAGCACCGGTTCGCTTGATCGCGGCGATCGCCGCCGATCAGCACGTATGATCCCAGCACTGCGCAGAGCAGGGCGCTGTACCCGTCGAGCGCTACGTTGAGCTGGTGCAAGACGCCCTCCTTACAGGCGATCGCCGACCTTTCCCTCGGCGATCGCCGCTCAGCATCGCGGTCTCCGCTTGCGGGCGAACGCGAAGGCCGCGGCGGCGGAGCATGCCGCGATCGCGCCGACGACGGCCAGCGCGACGGCGCTCGGCGATCCCTCGTCGCCGGTGGAGGCGAGGCGCTTCGCGACGGGCGCGGCGGCGCCCTGCTCGTCGCCGCCGCCCGCGGGCCCGCCAGGGGCGGCAGCGGGGTCTTTCCCGAGCGACAGGAAGTAGGTGACGAGGTAGCCCTTGTCCGCTTCCGCGCCCGCCGCCGTGTCCTGGCGCGCGACGCGCCCGGCCTCCACGGCGTCGGAATGCTCGGCGGCGCCCGCCTCTCCTCGCAGCCCGACGCGCTCGAGCGCGGCCAACGCTTCGGCTTCGGTCAGCCCGACCAGGTCGGGGACGGCGACGGCCTCGTGGATGGGCGGCTCGGCGATGGGGTCGGCGTAGGCTTTGAGGGCGAAGTTGTCGTAGTCGAAGGTGCTGGTCCCCGTCTCTTCGACGGCCTTCGCCTTGATGGCGGCGACGTCGTCGGCCCAGTCGGTCCAAACGCCGTCCTCGAGAAGGCAGCTCTCGCCGGGGTTCACCACGCCGACGGAGTAGACGATGCCCTTATCCTCCTCGGGGAGGTTCTCGTTGACCTTCTCCAGCCCCTCCTCGTTGAGCGCCCGGTCGGTTAGCACCGCGTATTGGCCGTCGGCTTGCCGAAGCGTCACCACGACCGAGAAGCGCTGCCCCTTCTCGAGGGGGAAACCGCCTTCGTCCAGCTGGATGCGGTGGTAGCCTCCGTACTCGTACGTCCTGCTCTCCGCGGTCAGGAGCTCGCCGTCCGTCGGGTTCTCGAACCCGTCGTTCAAACGGTACAGCTCGTAGGTGGCCGTCGTGTTCGGGCTCGCGGTCTCGCAGGACAGCGAGCGCACGAGCTGGTTCTCCTCGGCCTCGAACACGTTGGCCATCGCCACCTCCTCGTCTTTCTGGATGGCCGCCACGCCGTCGGAGGGCATGTAGTCGTACTGGTTGACGAAGTAGTAGCCGGCCTCGGCGTCGGGCTCGAAACCCTCGGTGTAGAAGTCGAACGATTCGGGGACTGATATGCTCCGGTCGTAATAGGAAAGGTAGAAGTACCCCTCCCCGTCGACGCCCCACCCGTTGATCGGGGTGCCCTCGAAGCCGTTCGGGAACGATTCGGAGCTCGATCCCCAGCTGTTCTTGACGATCCAGGCGCCGTCGCCCGGGGGCTGGTGGCCTTCGAGGAAGTTGTCTGCGCCGTACGCGTCGTCCCAGCCGACGATGGCGACCGCGTGGGTCGCCTCGGCATCGGCGTCGTAGGTGTAGTGCGCCCAGGCGTTGTCGTTCGCGTTGATGTACTTCGCGGGATCGGCCTGGTTCGGCTTCGATTGGTCGGCGGCGAAGGCTATCTCGACGGCGCGCCCCTCCTTGAGCTCGCCTTTGATGGCGTCGGTGCCGGCGGGGTCGTACCGGTACGCGCCGTCGGCGTCCTTGCTGGCGGGCGAGGGGAGCACGCAGCTCTCCTCCAGTTCCATGACCTGCGCGAAGCGTTGGTCTTCGGGAACCGACCAGTCGCCTTCGGCGGAGTAGCAGTAGGGGAACCTCGCCCCGTCGGTCGGCCTTTCGACGTACTCGACGTCGCCCGCCTTGTTCCGGTAGGGGGCGTCCGATTCCAGCACGGGGCCGATGCCGGAAGACAGCACCGAGGTGACCGTGTACAGCATGCCGCCCTCGTTGAGGATGGCGTTGGGGTCGCTCGACGTGGAATGGCGCCCTTCGCCTGCCTGCGATCCCGCGTCGTCCGCCAGCGGCGTGTAGGCGAACCAGGCCGTATGCAGCTCGGAAAGATCCAGCACCTGGCCGGCGTCGGCGTTCCAGCCCAGCTCGGACATGATGCTCGTCTCGCACGCCGCGATGGCGCCGAAGCTCCAGCACGTGCCCCACGGGTTCTGGAGTTTCACGGGCGTGACCAAGCCCTCGTCGCGCAGGTCGTACGTTGGGGGAAGCGCCTCGCTCGAGCGCGCCGCGACGACGGCGTCCGCGTTGGCGTAGGCGGTGACGTCGCGCAGGTCGTCGATGTTGCCCGTGAGGGCGTAGCGGTTCAAGGCCTGCTCGCTTTTGGCGGCGAACCGGTCGACGACGTCGCTTTCGCGAGGCGCCTCCTCGGCATGGGCGAGGGCGGGGGCGAGCCCTGCCGCCAGCGCGCATGCCAAGACGATGCGGGCCAGCCGCGGGAAGGGCGTTCTTGCGGTCACGTGAACCTCCGATTGCGATTGTTTTCGATGCGACCAGCGCACCATATCGTCCGCCGAACAACAAAAGTACAACAAACGGGGAGCGTCGCCGGCGGGGAAGGAGAGGCCGGCGGCGTTCGGGTTGGAAGCGGAGGCCGCGCGGAGCCCCCCCCCTCGTGCGCGGCGGCGGCGCTTGGGCGGCGCGGGCGGCGTCGTTGCCGGCGCGGATGGCCCCTTACGCGCGCCGGTCGCCCTCGCTCGCCGCTGGCGAGCCGTTGCGGGCGAGGAGCATGAGCTCCTGCTGCGAGTGCACGCTGCATTTCGAGAAGATGCTGCGCACGTGCGTGCTCACCGTGTTGATGGACACCACGAGCTCGTCGCGGATGAAGGGCCGGCTGCGACCGGCCAGCAGGAGGGCGGCCACGTCGGTTTCGCGGCTCGTGAGGCCGTAGGCCGTCTGAAGGGCCTGCGCTTCCTGCCGGTGCAGCAGGGCGATGCCGCCCTCGCCGCCGCCGTCGGCCGCGTCGGCGCGCATTCCGTCGCGGTCGCCGTCGCGCGCGGCGCTCGGCCGGTCGAACAGCCAGGCGGGGTTGAACCCGGTGACCATGGCGGCGAAGATCACGGCCGCCATGAGCGCGATGGACACTTCCATCATGCCGTGCGCGTCCATCGACTCCACCACGTACAGGCCGACGACGCATCCGGCGAAGATGCCGAGCCCCTCGCCGAACGCGTAGGCGCCGAGCAGCCGCAGGGCGTTGCCGTGCGAGCGATGCAGGCGCTTGCACATGCCCACCCAGCTGCCGAACTGCACGCCGAACATCCCGAGGAAGTTGATGGCGTAGGCCAGCATGCGCAGCTCGGCGTTGTCGTAGTCGGCGAAGATGGGCAGGTAGCTGAGCATGAACAGCGGCAGGCTCCACCGGTAGGCGAGCGAGATGTTCAGGTAGCGCGACATGCGCAGGCACAGCAGGAACATGGCGAGCGACAGCACGCAGGCGCACGAGAACGGCAGCAGGTAGTGGGTGAAGCGATCCCCGGTGAGGCTCGGCGTCGATATGATGCGGAAGAACGCCACCTGCACCCACGATACCGCTATGAGCGTGGCGAACGAGAGCAGGCCCTGCCGACCGCCCTCGTCGCGTTCCGGGCGGCCTCGCCCGGCCCTCGGGGCTTCCGCGCGCTCGGCGACGTTGCTGCGCACGGCGAAGAACGTCGAAGCGGCGATCATGAGGGCGAGCGCGACGAACATGGGCACGTGACCCTGCTTCGTCAGCAGCAGCACGAAGTACAGGGCGAAGGCCAGCGTGAACGACAGCGGGATGGCGAATTCCGCGTACGCCTCGTCGTAGGAGCCGAGGCGTACGCCCCACAGCATGATGAACAGCGCGATGGCTGCGCCGGTCAGCGCCCCGCCGAGCGGGTAGAGCTGCCAGAACAGGCCGGGGAAGTCCGCCCAGGCGGTCATGGTGACGTAGTTTCCCACGACCGCGCACGCGAGCGCGAGCGCGCCCAGGACGCGCCCTTTCAGCAGGCGGTCGGGCATCGGGACGAAGCGGGCGGCCACGATGCCGGCGATGCCTCCCAGGGCTTCGAAGAGCCCGCTCACCATCCAGACGTGCTCGAGGTTGTACACCGTCGTCACGCCGACCGGCGAGTTCTCGTAACTGGCCAAGCCGCAGCCGAACAGGCTGCAGTACACCCACGCGAGGAAGAGCGCGAATCCCAGGGTTTCGCGCAGGTATGGCGATTTGTAGCGAGCGCAGTATTCTCTCATGGTTCCTCCCGCGCACGATTATAGGGCATCGGGCGGCCGCGCCTCCCGGGGATGGAAAGCTCACCACCTCGGTTGTAATTCTCTGACCAGGCACGATGCAAAACTCACTTGATCAGGTGAGGCTCGATCGCCCGATTTTCCCGCCAAAAATCCCTCGACTAGGTGATGAAGCGCCCGCTGCGGGGGCGCTAGACTCCGCACTCGGAGAACCCCGAATGTCGAAGGAGGAGAACGAATGGGGGACATGAACATGGATCGACGCACGTTCGTCGAGGCGATGGGGGCGCTCGGCGCGCTGTCGCTCGCAGGCGCGAGCCTGGGAGCGCAGCCGGCGGTCGCCGTCGCCGCCGAAACCGCTTTCCCGGAACCCGGGACGGGCAAGCCCATCGAGGCGCGCATCGATCCCGAAACAGGGGACGTCGCCGTCAACGAGGACGTGATCGTGCGGTACTCGGGCTGCGTGGGGTGCTACAGCTCGTGCGGCAACCGCGTGAAGCTCGACCGGGCAACCGGGCGCGTGCTGGGCGTGGGCGGCAACCCGTACAACCCCGCGTGCGCGTACCCGTACCTGAACCACGAGGAGCCGCTCGAGGAGGCGTACCGCTCGATGAGCTACGCCAACGGCAAGGGCAACCTGCTGCACGGCACGGTGTGCGGGCGCGGCAACGGCACGCTCGACGCCGTCAGCCAGCCCGATCGCATCACCGTGCCGCTCAAGCGCGCCGGCAAGCGCGGCGAGGGGAAGTGGAAGCCCATCGGCTGGGACCAGCTTATCAAGGAGGTGACCGAGGGCGGCAAGCTGTTCGCCGACATCGGGGAGGATCGCGACGTCGAAGGGTTCAAGGCGCTCTGCGACGCGTCGACGCCGATGAACGCCGAGCAGCCCGATCTGGGCCCCGTGTCGAACCAGCTGGTCATGCTGGGCGGCCGGGCCGACGGGCGCGGCGCGTTCAGCAGCCGCTTCGCCGCTTCGTTCGGAACGCTCAACCAGTACGGGCACGTGTCCAGCTGCGCCGGCGCCAACGGCGCGGGCTCGCTTCTGCAGGAATCGGTCAACACCATGATGCCCGACCCCGAGGAGGCGGAGTATGCGCTGTGGTTCGGCGGGTTCCCCGGAGCGAGCGGGATCAACTTCCAAAGCTCCGCCAAGCGCACCACGAAGAACCTCGCCGCCGGCAAGCTCAAGATCGACGTCATCGACCCCACGCTGGCGAACGGCGCCGTGACGCCCACGATGCCGGGCATCAGCTGGGTCCCCATCAAGCCGGCCACGAACGGCGCGTTCGCTTCGGCCCTGACGCGCAGCATCATCGACGGCAAGCGCCACAACGCCCGGTTCCTGGCGTTCCCCAACCAGGAGGCCGCCGTCGCGGGCGGGTATGCCTCGCACACCAACGCCTCCTACCTCGTCATCGTCGACGAGGGGCATCCGAACCACCGCAAGCTCATGCGCGCGGCCGATGCCGGCATCGACGCTCCCGAGGCCAAGGACAAGGCCGGCAAGCCGGTGGAGCAGTACGTCGTCGTCGACGCGGCCACCGGGGAGCCGGCCTTGCACTCCCAGTGCTCTCAGGGCGCGCTCGAGTACGAGGGCGAGGTGAACGGCGTCAAGGTGCGCACGGGCTTCCTCCTGCTCAAGGAGACGGTGAGCGCCTACACGATGGACGAGTACGCCGAAATCACGGGCGTTTCCGTCGACGAGCTCGAGCGCATCGCGAAGGAGTACGCCTCCCACGGCGTCAAGGCGTGCATCTGGGCCAACGGCGGTTCCTGCATCGCGGTCAACGGGCTGGACGCCTCCATGGGCACGGTCGTGCTGCGCGCCCTCATCGGGTCGAACCAGATGACCGGCGGCAACGTGCCGTACAGCATGACCCCCGTGGCCATGGGCAACGGCGCGCGCTACAAGCTGAACGACATCGAGGGCAAGCCGGACGTGTCGGCCAAGAACGCCACGGCCATCGCGCGCACGGGCAAGGCATGGGAGGGCACGGCCGAGTACGCCAACCGCGTCGCGGCCGGTGAGAAGGATCCCAAGCCGGCGCTGCCCTGGTACCCCAACGCGCCGCTTTCGGACGCCCAGACGCTCATGTCCATCGTCAACCGCTACCCCTACCAGGCCAAGATCCTCACCACGTGGATGAACAACGTGCTGCAGGCCACGCCGGGCGCGATGCGCGACGAGGTGATCGACCGGTTCAAGGATCCGGCGTACGTGCCCCTGCATATCGCCTGCGACCTCGTCATCGGCGAGGGCACCCAGTACGCCGACTACGTCGTGCCCGACGTCAGCCAGTACGAGAGCTTCGGCATCCCCCAGGTGGGGACCGCGTTCACGGGCTACGGCAGCACGGTGCGCTGGCAGGTGAAGGAGCCCGAGAGCATCCGGCTCGACGACGGCCGCCATGCGAGCTGGGAGGCGTTCCTGGCGGACGTGGCGAAGGCGTGCGAGCTGCCCGGTTGGGGCGAGGGCGCCATCAAGGACGTTGACGGCAAGGCGTGGCCGCTCGACGACGCGGTCGACTACTACCTGAAGGCGGTGGCGAACCTCGCGTACGGCGAGACGCCGGTCGAGGACATCGCGCCCGAGGAGGCGCGCCTGCAAGGCCTCGACGAGCTTCCGCCCGCGTTCGCCGACGCGGTGTCGGCCGAGGAGTGGCCGAAGGTGCAGAGCGTGCTCTCGCGCGGCGGGCGCTACTGGCCCATGTCGTTCATCTTCGGGGACGACGGCCGCAGCAAGTGGTACAAGGACAACTACTGCGCCTTCGTGTACAGCGAGAAGCGCGCGCTCGCGAAGAACTGCTACTCGGGCGAACGGCTGCCCGGCACGCTGCACTACCGGCCGCAGACGTTCAGCGACCTGTCGCCCATGACCGAACGGTTCTCGATCGACGAGTTCCCGTTCACGGCTTCCGAGCACAAGCCGCGCTTCCGCTCGGTGTCGATGCTGGCGAACAGCCCTATCATGCGCGACCTGTGCGATCACAACTACATCGAGATCAACGAGGAGGACGCCGCCGCCCTCGGCATCGCCGACGGCGACGAGGTCAAGATCACGAACCCGATCGGCGACGTGAGCACGGGCGAGGCCATGGTGCGCGCCGGGCAGGTGAAGGGCGCGTTCAGCTCGTCGTTCGGCTACGGGCACCGCGCTTACGGCGCGCAGGACATCGAGGTGGACGGAAAGCTGGCGAAGGGCAACCCCGCCATCGCCGCGGGCGTCTACGTGACGACGATGCTCGATCCCACCGTCACGGCCGACGGCGTGCTCGGCATCATCGCGGACAACGACGCCTCATGCCCCGGGCGCTCCGGCGGCATGTTCAACATCGAGAAAGCGTAAGGAGGAGCTCCCATGAGCGAACGGAGATTGGGGATGGTCGTCGACCTCGCGCTCTGCATCGGCTGCAACGCATGCGCGGTGGCCTGCAAGCAGGAGAACGACGTGCCGCTGACGAAATTCAACACGTGGGTGGAAAGCTGGGACGTGGACGACGGAGGGCGCATCCGCCGCGCCAACCTGCCGAAGCTGTGCAACCACTGCGCGAACCCCGCGTGCGTGCACGTATGCCCGACGGGCGCCAGCTACGTGGACGCGGACGGCTCGGTGCAGGTCGATGCCGGCAAGTGCATCGGCTGCAAGTACTGCATGGCCGCCTGTCCCTTCGGCGTGCGCTACGCCAACGAGGAGACGGGCGACGTGCACAAGTGCACGTTCTGCCACCACCGCACGGCCAACGGGCTGCTGCCGGCTTGCGCCGGGACGTGCGTGACCCATGCGCGCGTGTTCGGCGATCTGAACGACCCCGACAGCGACGTCTCGAAGCGGCTGGCCGCGGCGGACGACGCGGGCGTGCTACTGGCCGACATGGGCATGAGCCCGTCGGTGCACTACCTGGGCTTGGACAAGACGATGGCGATGGAGCGCGTATCCGCCGTGCACAAGGGCGGCAACGTGAAAACGCCGTACGAGGGGAGGCTGTAATGGTGTGGGACGGTATCGTCGCCTGCGACCTGTTCTTCGCCGGGTTGGGCGCGTGGGCGTTCGTGTTCACGGTGCTGGCCGGCGGCAGGGGCGCGGCGGCGCGCAAGGTGAAGCTGATCGGCATGGGGACGGCGTTCGTCGCCGTGGCGCTCGGCGCGCTCATCCTGGCGGTGGACGCGCGGGGCGGGCTTTTGAACCCGCTGCGCTACCTCAACCTGCTGGGCAACTTCGGGTCGGTGATGACGTGGGGCGTGGTGCTGATCAGCCTGTTCCTGGCGACGGCGTTCGCCTGCCTCGTGCTGCTGGCGCGGCGCGAGGATCCGCCGCGCGCCCTCGAGCTCGTCGGGTCGGCGCTGGGCGTGGGCGTGTCGCTGTACACGGGCGTGCTGCTGAGCACCGCCCCGGCGTTCCCCCTGTGGAACCTCGCCGTGCTGCCGGCCGCGTTCGTGGTGTCGGCCGCTTACACGGGCTACGCGGCATACGGCCTGGCCGCGCGCTTCGCGGGCGCGGAAGGCCAGGCTGCGCCCGCGTGGATGGGCAAGGCGGGCATCGTGCTCCCCGCGGCGGAGGCGCTGCTGGTCGCCGCGCTCCTGGCCGTGGTGGCGGCGACGCAGGGCAGCGCCGCCCCGTCCGCGGCGGCTTCCGTGGCCCAGCTGCTGACGGGCGCGTACGCGACGGCGTTCTGGGGCGGCGTCGTGGCCGTGGGATTGGCGGCGCCGTGCGCGCTCGCCGTCGTGCGCGGCAGGCGGGGCGTTGGGGCGCCCGGCTGGATGGGCCCGGTCGAATGGGCCTGCATCCTCGTCGGAGGCCTCGCGTTCCGCTACGTCGTCGTGATGGCGGCCGTGCCGCTGTTCGCCTAAGGGAAGGGGGTTCGAAGATGAACGAGGAGAAGCCGTTGGCGGCGGATGCGTGCCGGGGGTTCGCCGTCATCGCCCGCGCGTGCGCCGCGGCCCTGGCGAGCGAGCCTGACGAGGAGGTTGTCGACGGCGTGCGCCGGGCGGCGCGGGCGGTGGGCGACGCGCGGTTCGATGGGACGAGGGCCGATGCGGTTCTTCGGCAGCGCTACTACGACCGGTTCTTCGTGTCGGCGAGCCCCTTCTTCCTGCCGCTGTGCGAGAGCAGCGTGCGGGGCGCGGCGGAGGAGGGCGGGCGCCTGAGGTACGCGCCCGCCGGCGGCGCGCGGGCCGATCACGTGCTGGCGTGCTATCGGGCCGCGGGCTTCGAGCACCGCGGCGTCGGCGGCTTCGATTTGGCCGTCAGGACGCTGAAGCCCGACTCGATGGTCGCCGAGCTGGCGTTCATGGCCTCGCTCGCCGAGGCCGCCGCGAACGGCGCCGAAGGCCCCGCCGCGGCGCGCCGGTCGGCCTGCCTGCTGCGGCAGTTCGCGCGCGAGCACGCCGTCGGCTGGTTCGCCGCGGCGGCGCGCTGCGCCGCGCGCGCCGACGACGATTTCTACGCCGGCGTATGCGCCTTGGCAGCGCGGGCCGCGGAAGCCGTCGCCTGAGCGAGCGGGATGCGGGAGGGGCGCGCGATGCGCCCCTCCCTTTTCGTGCGCGCGGCGCTTAGACGGCGCGGCCGACGTCGTTGCCGGCGCGGATGGCGAGCGCGATGTTGAACGGGGCGTCGCAGTCGCCGATCGCGTAGGTTTCCGCAACCGACAGCCCGTCGAGCAAAGACGTGTTCGGCACCATC is a genomic window containing:
- a CDS encoding sensor histidine kinase, with product MHQLNVALDGYSALLCAVLGSYVLIGGDRRDQANRCFVGICACNAVMALGDLTSWAFAAPLNGTEHAVMLAGTFLFYAAPAPLFLCFTGYIVAFLSKRTALPHNYLRLSVVLFSLYMAGCVASLFNGMFYSVDPATGYARGPLFWLAQTVPVILHLRNAAIVVRYRSCLERKELLGFAGYIALPIAAEAIQVAWFGIALMNTAVAFAILLVFLSIQSERKALLARREQELAEARSDIMLSQIQPHFLYNTLTGIRELCSSDPAEAARAVNDFSLFLRENMASLTSKEPIPFERELRHTMTYLSLEQRRFGTRLQVEFDIAHRAFRLPPLTVQALAENAVRHGVSAREEGGCVRIATCEDGGVSVVTVSDDGAGFDAARAAAGDGRVHVGIQNVRARLADGCRGTLEVRSEPGAGTTATIRIPRADGDRGGEEGGPR
- a CDS encoding lectin like domain-containing protein, whose product is MTARTPFPRLARIVLACALAAGLAPALAHAEEAPRESDVVDRFAAKSEQALNRYALTGNIDDLRDVTAYANADAVVAARSSEALPPTYDLRDEGLVTPVKLQNPWGTCWSFGAIAACETSIMSELGWNADAGQVLDLSELHTAWFAYTPLADDAGSQAGEGRHSTSSDPNAILNEGGMLYTVTSVLSSGIGPVLESDAPYRNKAGDVEYVERPTDGARFPYCYSAEGDWSVPEDQRFAQVMELEESCVLPSPASKDADGAYRYDPAGTDAIKGELKEGRAVEIAFAADQSKPNQADPAKYINANDNAWAHYTYDADAEATHAVAIVGWDDAYGADNFLEGHQPPGDGAWIVKNSWGSSSESFPNGFEGTPINGWGVDGEGYFYLSYYDRSISVPESFDFYTEGFEPDAEAGYYFVNQYDYMPSDGVAAIQKDEEVAMANVFEAEENQLVRSLSCETASPNTTATYELYRLNDGFENPTDGELLTAESRTYEYGGYHRIQLDEGGFPLEKGQRFSVVVTLRQADGQYAVLTDRALNEEGLEKVNENLPEEDKGIVYSVGVVNPGESCLLEDGVWTDWADDVAAIKAKAVEETGTSTFDYDNFALKAYADPIAEPPIHEAVAVPDLVGLTEAEALAALERVGLRGEAGAAEHSDAVEAGRVARQDTAAGAEADKGYLVTYFLSLGKDPAAAPGGPAGGGDEQGAAAPVAKRLASTGDEGSPSAVALAVVGAIAACSAAAAFAFARKRRPRC
- a CDS encoding helix-turn-helix transcriptional regulator, with the protein product MREYCARYKSPYLRETLGFALFLAWVYCSLFGCGLASYENSPVGVTTVYNLEHVWMVSGLFEALGGIAGIVAARFVPMPDRLLKGRVLGALALACAVVGNYVTMTAWADFPGLFWQLYPLGGALTGAAIALFIMLWGVRLGSYDEAYAEFAIPLSFTLAFALYFVLLLTKQGHVPMFVALALMIAASTFFAVRSNVAERAEAPRAGRGRPERDEGGRQGLLSFATLIAVSWVQVAFFRIISTPSLTGDRFTHYLLPFSCACVLSLAMFLLCLRMSRYLNISLAYRWSLPLFMLSYLPIFADYDNAELRMLAYAINFLGMFGVQFGSWVGMCKRLHRSHGNALRLLGAYAFGEGLGIFAGCVVGLYVVESMDAHGMMEVSIALMAAVIFAAMVTGFNPAWLFDRPSAARDGDRDGMRADAADGGGEGGIALLHRQEAQALQTAYGLTSRETDVAALLLAGRSRPFIRDELVVSINTVSTHVRSIFSKCSVHSQQELMLLARNGSPAASEGDRRA
- a CDS encoding molybdopterin dinucleotide binding domain-containing protein, with product MGDMNMDRRTFVEAMGALGALSLAGASLGAQPAVAVAAETAFPEPGTGKPIEARIDPETGDVAVNEDVIVRYSGCVGCYSSCGNRVKLDRATGRVLGVGGNPYNPACAYPYLNHEEPLEEAYRSMSYANGKGNLLHGTVCGRGNGTLDAVSQPDRITVPLKRAGKRGEGKWKPIGWDQLIKEVTEGGKLFADIGEDRDVEGFKALCDASTPMNAEQPDLGPVSNQLVMLGGRADGRGAFSSRFAASFGTLNQYGHVSSCAGANGAGSLLQESVNTMMPDPEEAEYALWFGGFPGASGINFQSSAKRTTKNLAAGKLKIDVIDPTLANGAVTPTMPGISWVPIKPATNGAFASALTRSIIDGKRHNARFLAFPNQEAAVAGGYASHTNASYLVIVDEGHPNHRKLMRAADAGIDAPEAKDKAGKPVEQYVVVDAATGEPALHSQCSQGALEYEGEVNGVKVRTGFLLLKETVSAYTMDEYAEITGVSVDELERIAKEYASHGVKACIWANGGSCIAVNGLDASMGTVVLRALIGSNQMTGGNVPYSMTPVAMGNGARYKLNDIEGKPDVSAKNATAIARTGKAWEGTAEYANRVAAGEKDPKPALPWYPNAPLSDAQTLMSIVNRYPYQAKILTTWMNNVLQATPGAMRDEVIDRFKDPAYVPLHIACDLVIGEGTQYADYVVPDVSQYESFGIPQVGTAFTGYGSTVRWQVKEPESIRLDDGRHASWEAFLADVAKACELPGWGEGAIKDVDGKAWPLDDAVDYYLKAVANLAYGETPVEDIAPEEARLQGLDELPPAFADAVSAEEWPKVQSVLSRGGRYWPMSFIFGDDGRSKWYKDNYCAFVYSEKRALAKNCYSGERLPGTLHYRPQTFSDLSPMTERFSIDEFPFTASEHKPRFRSVSMLANSPIMRDLCDHNYIEINEEDAAALGIADGDEVKITNPIGDVSTGEAMVRAGQVKGAFSSSFGYGHRAYGAQDIEVDGKLAKGNPAIAAGVYVTTMLDPTVTADGVLGIIADNDASCPGRSGGMFNIEKA
- a CDS encoding 4Fe-4S dicluster domain-containing protein; protein product: MSERRLGMVVDLALCIGCNACAVACKQENDVPLTKFNTWVESWDVDDGGRIRRANLPKLCNHCANPACVHVCPTGASYVDADGSVQVDAGKCIGCKYCMAACPFGVRYANEETGDVHKCTFCHHRTANGLLPACAGTCVTHARVFGDLNDPDSDVSKRLAAADDAGVLLADMGMSPSVHYLGLDKTMAMERVSAVHKGGNVKTPYEGRL
- the nrfD gene encoding NrfD/PsrC family molybdoenzyme membrane anchor subunit is translated as MVWDGIVACDLFFAGLGAWAFVFTVLAGGRGAAARKVKLIGMGTAFVAVALGALILAVDARGGLLNPLRYLNLLGNFGSVMTWGVVLISLFLATAFACLVLLARREDPPRALELVGSALGVGVSLYTGVLLSTAPAFPLWNLAVLPAAFVVSAAYTGYAAYGLAARFAGAEGQAAPAWMGKAGIVLPAAEALLVAALLAVVAATQGSAAPSAAASVAQLLTGAYATAFWGGVVAVGLAAPCALAVVRGRRGVGAPGWMGPVEWACILVGGLAFRYVVVMAAVPLFA
- a CDS encoding molecular chaperone TorD family protein — its product is MNEEKPLAADACRGFAVIARACAAALASEPDEEVVDGVRRAARAVGDARFDGTRADAVLRQRYYDRFFVSASPFFLPLCESSVRGAAEEGGRLRYAPAGGARADHVLACYRAAGFEHRGVGGFDLAVRTLKPDSMVAELAFMASLAEAAANGAEGPAAARRSACLLRQFAREHAVGWFAAAARCAARADDDFYAGVCALAARAAEAVA